In Verrucomicrobiales bacterium, one genomic interval encodes:
- a CDS encoding DUF5009 domain-containing protein → METPPPNRNVPAGGQRLASIDAYRGFVMFLMMAEALSFGKVAANLPDSGFWRFLDHQQSHVEWVGCVLHDLIQPSFSFLVGTAMAFSIASRQARGQTGWQMFRHALGRSLGLVFLGVFLRSTGHKQTYFTFEDTLSQIGLGYTFLFLIGTRSPRFQWSSLVVLLCGYWLCFALYPLPGANFDWSQTGVSPDWAHNLQGFAAHWNKNTNAAWAFDRWFLNLFSRETPFLFNGGGYSTLSFIPTLGTMVLGLIAGGWLRQLTSPKDRLRNLAIAGVAGLLLGSVLDQTGLCPNVKRIWTPGWTLFSGGWCFLLLAGFYALVDVQGRKSWAFPLTVIGMNSIAAYCMDHLFGGFLRRSLEIHLSPKLFSLFGTPYIPLIKGTLLLACLWLILWWMYRRKIFLKL, encoded by the coding sequence ATGGAGACACCACCACCTAATCGCAATGTCCCCGCCGGGGGGCAACGGCTGGCGTCAATCGATGCCTACCGCGGGTTCGTCATGTTTCTAATGATGGCCGAGGCTCTCTCCTTTGGGAAAGTCGCCGCGAATCTTCCCGACAGCGGTTTCTGGCGCTTTCTGGATCACCAGCAAAGCCATGTGGAGTGGGTAGGCTGCGTGCTACATGACCTGATCCAACCTTCGTTCTCCTTCCTGGTCGGGACCGCCATGGCTTTTTCCATCGCCAGCCGTCAGGCGCGCGGCCAGACGGGATGGCAGATGTTCCGTCACGCCCTCGGTCGTTCCCTCGGCCTGGTCTTCCTTGGGGTTTTTCTGCGTTCCACCGGACACAAACAAACTTACTTCACCTTCGAGGACACCCTGTCGCAAATCGGGCTAGGCTACACTTTCCTCTTCCTAATCGGAACCCGCTCACCCCGGTTCCAGTGGAGTAGTTTGGTCGTACTGCTCTGCGGGTATTGGCTCTGCTTTGCCCTCTACCCACTGCCCGGAGCGAACTTTGATTGGAGCCAGACCGGCGTTAGCCCAGATTGGGCCCACAACCTTCAGGGGTTCGCCGCTCACTGGAACAAAAACACCAATGCGGCCTGGGCGTTCGACCGATGGTTCTTGAACCTGTTTTCCCGCGAGACTCCCTTCCTGTTCAATGGCGGTGGCTACTCCACCCTCAGTTTCATTCCTACCCTGGGCACCATGGTGCTGGGACTAATCGCAGGTGGATGGCTGCGCCAATTGACCTCCCCGAAAGACCGACTCCGAAATCTGGCCATCGCAGGGGTCGCGGGCTTGCTCCTAGGAAGCGTGTTGGATCAGACGGGCCTCTGTCCTAACGTAAAACGCATTTGGACGCCGGGATGGACCTTGTTCAGCGGGGGATGGTGTTTTCTCTTGCTGGCCGGGTTCTATGCACTCGTGGATGTTCAGGGCCGGAAATCATGGGCTTTCCCTCTCACGGTCATCGGAATGAACTCGATCGCAGCTTACTGCATGGATCATCTCTTCGGCGGGTTCTTGCGTCGCTCGCTCGAGATCCATCTGAGCCCCAAGCTCTTCAGCCTCTTTGGCACACCCTACATCCCACTGATCAAGGGAACGCTGCTCCTCGCCTGCCTCTGGCTTATCCTGTGGTGGATGTATCGCCGAAAAATTTTCCTGAAACTCTGA